A single genomic interval of Salinarchaeum sp. IM2453 harbors:
- a CDS encoding CopG family ribbon-helix-helix protein — MTVVSISMPDDLLERLDGFADEHGYTGRSEVVREAARNLLGEFDDVNLEDEELMGIVTVIFDYETTSVEEQMMHLRHEHEDLVASNFHSHVGDHYCVELFVVEGELDDISSFVGKIRATNDTLSVDYSILPISEFTHTLEAAE; from the coding sequence ATGACAGTCGTTAGCATCTCTATGCCAGATGACCTACTTGAACGCCTCGATGGATTTGCAGATGAGCATGGATACACTGGTCGTAGCGAAGTTGTTCGAGAAGCCGCTCGGAATCTTCTCGGGGAATTTGATGATGTAAATCTTGAGGATGAAGAGCTGATGGGGATTGTCACCGTCATCTTTGACTACGAAACAACAAGTGTCGAGGAGCAGATGATGCATCTTCGCCACGAACATGAAGATCTAGTGGCATCGAATTTCCATAGCCACGTTGGCGATCATTACTGTGTTGAGTTATTTGTTGTTGAGGGTGAACTTGATGACATCTCTTCGTTTGTCGGAAAAATTCGAGCCACAAATGATACTCTCTCTGTTGACTATTCTATCCTCCCTATATCAGAATTCACTCACACACTCGAGGCAGCTGAATGA